The Fortiea contorta PCC 7126 genome has a segment encoding these proteins:
- a CDS encoding adenylate/guanylate cyclase domain-containing protein, which produces MIELKLRLQEGEAETTISVDQDVFTIGRLPECNLYLPFGGVSRNHARLVRKSVNIWTIEDLGSKNGTQVNERLVTHPQELQHGDIIWLGNVSIFVLFSTLNPNVLPIATSSVETAEQRTILHNAEQLQQRWIEADSKDGKLSNKDKTIARLKDLVDIAKNLCAATSIQEIFSQVQQVVFRYLNSIDRLALLIDVNGGGNLELINAAARNASQQENLTADGSWISRSICQKVFAEKVVIQTADTHKDERFSGEHSILVKGIRSAMAVPLWDENKVVGVLYADAHLSSYHWAKEGEEELSFFSALANLVASSVQRWLLVDRLKTEEMIRHKLERYHSPGVVQQLISVGGLPDGRLLPTESEISILFADLVGFTAISERLTPTEIAQLLNNFFEEMLQEVFAYGGTLDKYIGDCIMAFFGAPEPQSDHANRATSAAKGMLTRLEKLNVNGFWHEPLQLRIAINSGKAVVGDVGSSQRVEYTALGTTINLAARMEGVCPPGECIISEATFKMLSDPSDFQEMGDYRFKGINRLVKVYQTRMH; this is translated from the coding sequence ATGATTGAACTCAAACTACGCCTACAAGAGGGAGAAGCTGAAACCACAATTTCAGTCGATCAAGATGTATTCACGATTGGTCGTTTACCAGAATGTAATTTATACCTACCCTTTGGTGGAGTTTCTCGCAACCATGCTAGGCTAGTGAGAAAATCTGTAAATATTTGGACAATTGAAGATTTAGGCAGTAAAAATGGGACACAAGTTAATGAACGTCTTGTTACCCATCCCCAGGAGTTGCAGCATGGTGATATTATTTGGTTAGGCAACGTTAGCATTTTCGTGCTGTTCTCAACTTTGAATCCCAACGTGCTCCCAATAGCGACATCAAGTGTGGAAACCGCAGAACAAAGAACGATTCTTCACAACGCCGAACAATTACAACAGCGATGGATCGAAGCTGATAGTAAAGATGGGAAACTCAGCAATAAAGATAAAACAATTGCTCGCCTGAAGGATTTAGTAGATATTGCCAAAAATCTTTGTGCAGCTACCTCAATCCAAGAAATTTTTTCACAAGTACAACAAGTAGTTTTTCGTTATCTTAATAGTATTGACCGTTTGGCATTATTAATAGATGTTAATGGAGGCGGTAATTTAGAATTAATCAACGCTGCTGCTAGAAACGCTTCCCAACAAGAAAACTTAACCGCTGATGGTAGTTGGATTAGCCGCAGTATTTGTCAGAAAGTATTTGCAGAAAAAGTTGTTATTCAAACTGCTGACACCCATAAAGATGAACGATTTTCCGGAGAACACAGTATTTTAGTCAAAGGAATTCGCAGCGCCATGGCGGTTCCCTTATGGGATGAAAATAAAGTCGTAGGCGTTCTCTATGCTGATGCTCATCTTTCTTCTTATCACTGGGCAAAAGAAGGTGAAGAAGAACTCAGCTTTTTTTCAGCTTTAGCGAATCTTGTTGCTTCTAGTGTGCAACGTTGGTTGTTAGTAGATAGGCTGAAAACAGAAGAAATGATCCGTCACAAACTAGAGCGTTATCATTCTCCAGGCGTGGTACAACAGTTAATATCTGTAGGTGGATTACCAGATGGGCGGTTGCTGCCTACAGAAAGCGAAATTAGTATTTTATTTGCCGATTTAGTGGGATTTACAGCCATATCTGAACGGTTAACACCAACAGAGATCGCGCAATTATTAAATAATTTTTTTGAAGAAATGCTGCAAGAAGTGTTTGCCTATGGTGGCACTTTAGATAAATATATTGGTGATTGTATCATGGCCTTTTTTGGTGCTCCCGAACCACAATCAGACCACGCAAATCGCGCCACTTCCGCTGCTAAGGGTATGCTCACTCGGTTAGAAAAGCTCAATGTTAACGGTTTTTGGCACGAACCCTTACAATTAAGAATTGCTATCAATAGTGGCAAAGCCGTTGTGGGCGATGTTGGTAGCTCCCAAAGAGTAGAATATACAGCCTTAGGCACCACAATTAATTTAGCGGCGCGGATGGAAGGAGTGTGTCCCCCCGGAGAATGCATTATTAGTGAAGCTACTTTTAAAATGCTTTCTGATCCCTCAGACTTCCAGGAAATGGGAGATTACCGTTTTAAAGGAATTAACCGATTAGTGAAAGTTTATCAAACGAGGATGCATTAG